One region of Triticum aestivum cultivar Chinese Spring chromosome 6B, IWGSC CS RefSeq v2.1, whole genome shotgun sequence genomic DNA includes:
- the LOC123133770 gene encoding BTB/POZ and MATH domain-containing protein 1 codes for MVTKSSSAVVIHSGEHMFKVVGHSTITGKITLTSDTFRVADHDWAILYYPNGDGRIVDDQFSSVFLKLVNAGEEEVTAYYSFCLQDPAAPATGEKHKYKTGPHKFSSTNWALGKSNFVSKADLSGCLDDGCLVIKCTVEVPRPMDDQQDGNDNDSVIVPPADLSKDLANLLDSRLKADLTVKIGWFKRFKVHACVLAARSPVFRAQLCGPMMESRESSIRVEDVDAKVFEILLHYMYNDRLPEFMDETTEETTNMAHHLLVAADRYVMERLKLICESRLGKALDINTVGFTLDLAEQYHCHQLKDCCLRYMTRNGKRLQEIINNEGFAQLKRNHPQAAFDILGQVIALLAA; via the coding sequence ATGGTTACCAAGTCCTCCTCGGCGGTGGTAATTCACTCCGGCGAGCACATGTTCAAGGTCGTCGGCCACTCCACGATCACGGGCAAGATTACGCTTACTTCCGACACTTTCCGCGTTGCTGATCACGACTGGGCTATCCTGTACTACCCGAACGGCGACGGTAGGATCGTCGACGATCAGTTCAGTTCGGTTTTCCTTAAGCTGGTGAACGCCGGCGAGGAAGAGGTCACGGCCTACTATTCCTTCTGCCTCCAGGACCCCGCGGCGCCGGCGACAGGGGAGAAGCACAAATACAAAACCGGCCCCCACAAGTTCTCATCCACTAATTGGGCCTTGGGTAAGAGCAATTTTGTGAGTAAAGCCGATTTGTCCGGGTGCCTGGACGATGGCTGCCTAGTGATCAAGTGCACCGTGGAGGTCCCAAGACCGATGGACGACCAACAGGATGGCAACGATAATGACAGCGTTATCGTGCCACCCGCAGACCTAAGCAAAGATCTAGCTAATCTTCTAGACAGCCGGCTCAAGGCGGACCTGACCGTCAAGATCGGCTGGTTCAAGAGATTCAAGGTGCACGCGTGCGTGCTCGCTGCACGATCGCCCGTCTTCCGAGCTCAGCTGTGCGGCCCCATGATGGAGAGCAGAGAAAGCAGCATCCGCGTCGAGGACGTGGATGCCAAGGTCTTCGAGATCCTGCTGCATTACATGTACAATGATCGTCTGCCAGAGTTTATGGACGAGACAACGGAAGAGACCACAAACATGGCGCATCATTTGCTCGTCGCGGCTGATCGTTACGTAATGGAGAGGCTAAAACTGATATGCGAGAGCAGGCTGGGCAAGGCGCTGGATATCAACACGGTGGGGTTCACCTTGGATCTTGCAGAGCAATACCATTGTCACCAGCTCAAGGATTGCTGTCTGAGGTATATGACAAGAAACGGCAAGAGATTACAAGAAATTATAAACAACGAGGGGTTTGCTCAACTAAAGCGAAACCACCCACAGGCCGCATTCGATATTCTTGGACAAGTTATTGCCTTACTGGCAGCTTAG